From Rubrivirga sp. SAORIC476, a single genomic window includes:
- a CDS encoding FAD-binding oxidoreductase: MATVSLWQRTPRLDADVAIVGGGIIGTATAWALHRLDPTLRVAILEAERLAHGASGRNAGFLLLGTASDYASAVDAYGRDAARRIWAFTREAYEMAAEIGTRREVGFQATGSVLAAGTDAEADRLRRARTLMAEDGIESAWWDESDLDDRVAAVGFPGALFVPTGGAIDPARLVRALAEESGAEVVTGWRAEAVEAEGGRVRLGAVGGGEVVADRVLIATNAYLPQLLPELSPLVRPVRAQMLATAPTAPFLDVPVYSHDGYYYVRQRPDGRVLVGGARHLHVEEEVGYADATTEALQGDLERYLAEHFPYWPGLPVERRWSGTMGFSPDGLPALGGVSGVDGAHVAVGFTGHGMGYALRFGLLAARTLLGRTDPAFDLFDAKRLPTP; this comes from the coding sequence ATGGCGACCGTCTCCCTCTGGCAGCGCACGCCCCGCCTCGACGCCGACGTGGCCATCGTCGGCGGTGGCATCATCGGCACCGCGACCGCATGGGCGCTGCATCGGCTGGACCCGACCCTGCGTGTCGCGATTCTGGAGGCCGAGCGGCTGGCGCACGGCGCGAGCGGGCGCAACGCGGGCTTCCTGCTCCTGGGGACCGCGTCCGACTACGCCTCGGCGGTGGACGCCTACGGGCGCGACGCCGCGCGGCGCATCTGGGCGTTCACGCGCGAGGCCTACGAGATGGCGGCCGAGATCGGCACCCGACGCGAGGTGGGCTTCCAGGCGACCGGCAGCGTCCTCGCCGCAGGCACGGACGCCGAGGCCGACCGCCTCCGCCGCGCACGCACGCTGATGGCCGAAGACGGCATCGAGAGCGCGTGGTGGGACGAGTCGGACCTGGACGACCGGGTCGCCGCGGTCGGCTTCCCCGGCGCGCTGTTCGTGCCGACCGGCGGCGCCATCGATCCGGCCCGACTCGTGCGGGCACTGGCCGAGGAGAGTGGCGCGGAGGTCGTCACCGGTTGGCGGGCCGAGGCGGTCGAGGCCGAGGGCGGGCGGGTCCGCCTCGGCGCCGTCGGCGGGGGAGAGGTGGTGGCCGACCGCGTGCTGATCGCGACGAACGCCTACCTGCCTCAACTGCTGCCCGAACTGTCGCCACTCGTCCGGCCCGTCCGCGCGCAGATGCTGGCGACTGCGCCCACGGCTCCGTTTCTGGATGTGCCGGTCTATTCGCACGACGGCTACTACTACGTCCGCCAGCGGCCCGACGGGCGCGTGCTCGTCGGCGGCGCCCGGCACCTCCACGTCGAGGAGGAGGTCGGGTACGCCGACGCGACCACCGAGGCGCTCCAGGGCGACCTCGAACGCTACCTCGCCGAGCACTTTCCGTATTGGCCCGGCCTGCCCGTCGAGCGCCGCTGGTCGGGCACGATGGGCTTCAGCCCGGATGGTCTACCGGCGCTCGGCGGCGTGTCCGGCGTCGACGGCGCGCACGTCGCGGTCGGCTTCACGGGACACGGCATGGGCTACGCGCTCCGGTTCGGCCTGCTCGCAGCCCGCACCCTCCTCGGCCGAACCGATCCGGCATTCGATCTGTTCGACGCCAAACGCCTCCCGACCCCGTAG
- a CDS encoding DNA translocase FtsK 4TM domain-containing protein, giving the protein MSSTRSRSKKRPAKKKAASGFSTQRKREILGILLIALAVLAGLAVLTFSAADDGRLANENWDSLMDPGDNRFDNLLGFVGATLARALVSGLVGYPVLLPIAALLAWGWVLLRQKTPIFLPTLTGLSLAGALFVACFFGWFDAQMDADLAAWSGDLGIGIAGWLTSVLKPVGSFIVLLVSVLVTLLLVWDRDIQTSLDRAEGAVTSLRSGLAESWATYRAGAAERKQLRASAREEARAEREARRADAASAKPAPKPKPKPAPRPAPAASVPTRTEPERPSIPAAAPFADVPPKPAPTLTPIDADDPLLDDLILDERGDGPAFHVTGPVEEATADLDAARGTTADAASLPYVFPSIELLEESDSDQEVDFDEIEDNKQVLLDKLETYNIQIDAIEAVVGPTVTRYELTPAPGVKISRITALEDDLAMALAAPGIRIIAPIPGKSSIGVEIPNRTREMVRLRQLLATAKFRDAARSGKMALPVPIGKTIEGEVFIEDLAKMPHLLVAGATGSGKSVGVNALIVGLLYAKHPADLKFVMVDPKKIELNGYAELLNHFSAMPEDSDDPIITDFMEAAAVLRSCEREMEIRYDLLAEAGVRGIGEYNKKLAAGKLEALGDKHRHLPYIVVIVDELADLMMTSAKEVEAPIARLAQMARAIGIHLVLATQRPSVDVITGLIKANFPSRMAYQTSSKIDSRTIIDGGGAQQLVGNGDLLHMNGSRLTRLQGPFVGVDEVDAIAGFIASQEGAGPYLLPPMDATGDAPKGSAGDSSEDRDDLFEDAAKVIVRSQQGSVSLLQRKLSVGYTRAARLVDQLEDAGIVGPFEGSKARDVLIPDEFALETHLNPAAPGESADVDA; this is encoded by the coding sequence GTGAGCAGCACCCGATCCCGAAGCAAGAAGCGGCCCGCCAAGAAGAAGGCCGCCAGTGGGTTCTCGACGCAGCGCAAGCGCGAGATCCTGGGCATCCTCCTCATCGCGCTCGCCGTCCTCGCGGGGCTGGCCGTGCTCACGTTCTCCGCGGCCGACGACGGGCGGCTGGCGAACGAGAACTGGGACAGCCTGATGGACCCGGGCGACAACCGGTTCGACAACCTGCTCGGCTTCGTCGGCGCGACGCTCGCGCGGGCGCTCGTGTCGGGGCTGGTGGGCTACCCGGTGCTCCTGCCCATCGCCGCGCTGCTGGCCTGGGGCTGGGTGCTGCTGCGGCAGAAGACCCCCATCTTCCTCCCCACCCTCACCGGCCTCTCGCTCGCGGGCGCGCTCTTCGTCGCGTGCTTCTTCGGCTGGTTCGACGCCCAGATGGACGCGGATCTGGCGGCGTGGAGCGGCGACCTCGGCATCGGCATCGCGGGGTGGCTCACCAGTGTGCTCAAGCCCGTCGGGTCGTTCATCGTGCTCCTGGTGTCGGTCCTCGTGACGCTCCTGCTCGTGTGGGACCGCGACATCCAGACCTCGCTGGACCGGGCCGAGGGCGCCGTGACGAGCCTGCGCTCCGGCCTGGCCGAGTCGTGGGCGACCTACCGCGCCGGGGCCGCCGAGCGGAAGCAACTCCGTGCCTCGGCTCGCGAGGAAGCGCGGGCCGAACGGGAGGCTCGCCGCGCCGACGCCGCATCCGCGAAGCCGGCTCCGAAACCCAAGCCGAAGCCGGCGCCCCGACCGGCCCCGGCCGCCTCGGTGCCCACGCGGACCGAGCCAGAGCGCCCCTCCATCCCGGCCGCTGCCCCCTTCGCCGACGTCCCGCCGAAGCCCGCGCCGACGCTCACGCCCATCGACGCGGACGACCCGCTGCTGGACGACCTCATCCTCGACGAACGGGGGGATGGCCCGGCGTTCCACGTCACCGGCCCCGTCGAGGAAGCGACGGCCGACCTCGACGCCGCACGCGGCACCACCGCAGACGCAGCCTCGCTGCCCTACGTCTTCCCCTCCATCGAACTGCTGGAGGAGTCCGACAGCGACCAGGAGGTCGACTTCGACGAAATCGAGGACAACAAGCAGGTCCTGCTCGACAAGCTGGAGACCTACAACATCCAGATCGACGCCATCGAGGCGGTCGTCGGGCCGACCGTCACGCGCTACGAGCTGACGCCCGCGCCGGGCGTCAAGATCAGCCGCATCACGGCCCTGGAGGACGACCTCGCGATGGCCCTCGCCGCGCCGGGCATCCGCATCATCGCGCCCATCCCGGGCAAGAGCTCCATCGGCGTCGAGATCCCGAACCGGACGCGCGAGATGGTGCGCCTGCGGCAGCTCCTCGCGACGGCCAAGTTCCGAGACGCGGCGCGCAGCGGGAAGATGGCGCTGCCGGTGCCCATCGGCAAAACCATCGAGGGCGAGGTGTTCATCGAGGACCTCGCCAAGATGCCCCACCTGTTGGTGGCCGGCGCGACGGGCTCGGGCAAGTCGGTCGGCGTGAACGCGCTCATCGTGGGCCTGCTCTACGCCAAGCACCCGGCCGACCTCAAGTTCGTGATGGTCGACCCGAAGAAGATCGAGCTCAACGGCTACGCGGAGCTGCTGAACCACTTCTCGGCGATGCCCGAGGACTCCGACGATCCCATCATCACCGACTTCATGGAGGCCGCGGCCGTCCTCCGGTCGTGCGAGCGCGAGATGGAGATCCGCTACGACCTGCTCGCCGAGGCGGGCGTGCGCGGCATCGGCGAGTACAATAAGAAGCTCGCCGCGGGGAAGCTGGAGGCCCTCGGCGACAAGCACCGTCACCTGCCCTACATCGTCGTCATCGTGGACGAGCTGGCGGACCTGATGATGACCTCGGCGAAGGAGGTCGAGGCCCCCATCGCGCGACTGGCCCAGATGGCGCGGGCCATCGGCATCCACCTCGTGCTGGCGACGCAGCGCCCGTCGGTGGACGTCATCACGGGCCTCATCAAGGCCAACTTCCCATCTCGGATGGCCTACCAGACGTCGTCCAAGATCGACTCGCGGACGATCATCGACGGTGGCGGGGCGCAGCAGCTCGTCGGCAACGGCGACCTGCTCCACATGAACGGATCGCGCCTGACGCGCCTCCAGGGCCCGTTCGTCGGGGTCGATGAGGTGGACGCGATCGCGGGCTTCATCGCCTCTCAGGAGGGCGCCGGGCCGTACCTGCTGCCGCCGATGGACGCGACCGGCGACGCGCCGAAGGGCTCCGCGGGCGACTCGTCGGAGGACCGCGACGACCTGTTCGAGGACGCCGCCAAGGTGATCGTCCGCAGCCAGCAGGGGTCGGTGTCGCTGCTCCAGCGCAAGCTGTCGGTCGGCTACACGCGCGCGGCGCGGCTCGTCGACCAGTTGGAGGACGCGGGCATCGTGGGCCCGTTCGAGGGCTCGAAGGCGCGCGACGTGCTCATCCCGGACGAGTTCGCGCTGGAGACGCACCTCAACCCGGCCGCCCCAGGCGAGTCGGCCGACGTGGACGCCTGA
- a CDS encoding nuclear transport factor 2 family protein has translation MRLSLLALLLLAVPASAQDDADAAVRATIDQLFDGMRAKDTTAIRAAMHPEARLMTAAVGPEGERRVIESPIDRFLTSIAAAPVDLDEQLTDGYPVMIDDGLAVAWTPYTFYAGGQLSHCGTNAFTLARSDDGWQIVHIMDTRRRDCEAD, from the coding sequence ATGCGCCTGTCCCTTCTCGCTCTCCTCCTGCTCGCCGTCCCCGCGTCCGCCCAGGACGACGCCGACGCGGCCGTCCGCGCCACCATCGACCAGTTGTTCGACGGGATGCGCGCCAAGGACACGACCGCCATCCGGGCCGCGATGCACCCCGAGGCCCGCCTGATGACCGCCGCCGTCGGCCCCGAGGGCGAGCGCCGCGTGATCGAGTCCCCGATCGACCGGTTCCTCACCAGCATCGCCGCCGCGCCCGTCGACCTGGACGAACAGCTCACGGACGGCTACCCGGTGATGATCGACGATGGCCTCGCGGTCGCGTGGACGCCCTACACCTTCTACGCGGGTGGCCAGCTCAGCCACTGCGGCACGAATGCGTTCACGCTCGCACGCAGCGACGACGGCTGGCAGATCGTTCACATCATGGACACGCGCCGCCGCGATTGTGAGGCCGACTGA
- a CDS encoding DUF1990 family protein, whose amino-acid sequence MNRRTRALLISTASLTAGAALATWAVRRWGYPVRAVERDVPYVGPPPADDDVPGDRDLQPEEEGVGPRFHRRYEVDVEHTTKSPEELIACIGASIQDYVPDELAVFEKSTGEEGFLSVGDEYDITIRSPWDGPVRVVEVTPTRFTLATLEGHMEAGQIRFAAAPHPVVTDALRFSIESWARSRDGAVDFVYDELGLAKKAQQAMWTFFCERVAEDCGGRKMEEVRVLTEREADPDDG is encoded by the coding sequence ATGAACCGACGCACCCGCGCCCTCCTGATCTCCACGGCCTCCCTCACCGCGGGCGCCGCCCTCGCCACCTGGGCCGTCCGTCGCTGGGGCTACCCCGTCCGCGCCGTCGAGCGGGACGTGCCCTACGTCGGGCCCCCGCCCGCCGACGACGATGTGCCCGGCGACCGGGACCTTCAGCCCGAGGAGGAAGGCGTGGGGCCTCGCTTCCATCGTCGCTACGAGGTAGACGTGGAGCACACCACCAAGTCGCCGGAAGAGTTGATCGCCTGCATCGGCGCAAGCATCCAGGACTACGTGCCGGACGAACTGGCGGTGTTCGAGAAGTCGACGGGCGAGGAAGGATTCCTCTCGGTCGGGGACGAATACGACATCACCATCCGCTCGCCGTGGGACGGCCCCGTGCGCGTCGTCGAGGTCACGCCGACGCGGTTCACGCTCGCGACGCTGGAAGGCCACATGGAGGCGGGCCAGATCCGGTTCGCGGCGGCCCCGCACCCCGTCGTGACCGACGCGCTCCGCTTCTCGATCGAGTCATGGGCCCGCAGCCGCGACGGCGCGGTGGACTTCGTCTACGACGAGCTCGGCCTCGCCAAGAAGGCCCAGCAGGCCATGTGGACGTTCTTCTGCGAGCGCGTCGCCGAGGACTGCGGCGGGCGCAAGATGGAGGAGGTCCGCGTGCTCACCGAGCGGGAAGCCGACCCCGACGATGGCTGA
- the gcvT gene encoding glycine cleavage system aminomethyltransferase GcvT codes for MTDTPLQITPLHARHLALGAKMAPFGGWDMPIQYSGILDEHRAVREAAGLFDVSHMGEFRIRGPQALDLAQRLVTNDVTKLADGAAQYAVLCHEGGGAVDDLLVYRIADDDVLLVVNAANIATDWAHVTAEAGRLGLDAEVTDESAGWALLALQGPTAFDVFEAATGLDVSDIPYYHFRPMAAGTVFGADRAIVSHTGYTGERGLELYLSPDAAGRAWDLLLAAGATPAGLGARDTLRLEAGYCLYGHELDRDTTPLEAGLGWVVKPDASDFVGRDALVRQKANGIPRKLVGLVAEGRSIPRAGHEIVTTDGKPVGIVTSGSQSPVLGKGVALGYVPNDPAYTTAGTELGISVRGRVQGATVTKPPFHTSTA; via the coding sequence ATGACCGACACTCCGCTCCAGATCACCCCCCTTCACGCCCGACACCTCGCCCTCGGCGCCAAGATGGCCCCCTTCGGCGGGTGGGACATGCCCATCCAGTACTCGGGCATCCTCGATGAGCACCGCGCCGTGCGCGAGGCGGCGGGCCTGTTCGACGTGAGCCACATGGGTGAGTTCAGGATCCGCGGCCCGCAGGCGCTCGACCTCGCCCAGCGGCTCGTCACCAACGACGTGACGAAGCTGGCCGATGGCGCCGCCCAGTACGCGGTGCTCTGCCACGAGGGCGGCGGCGCGGTCGACGACCTGCTCGTGTACCGCATCGCCGACGACGACGTCCTGCTGGTCGTCAACGCGGCCAACATCGCGACCGACTGGGCCCACGTCACGGCCGAGGCGGGCCGCCTCGGGCTGGACGCAGAGGTCACCGACGAGTCGGCCGGCTGGGCGCTGCTCGCGCTTCAGGGCCCGACCGCCTTCGACGTGTTCGAGGCCGCGACCGGACTCGACGTCTCGGACATCCCCTACTACCACTTCCGCCCGATGGCTGCGGGGACGGTGTTCGGCGCCGACCGTGCCATCGTCTCGCACACGGGCTACACGGGCGAGCGGGGGCTGGAGCTCTACCTCTCCCCCGACGCCGCCGGACGGGCCTGGGACCTCCTCCTGGCCGCCGGGGCCACCCCTGCCGGGCTCGGCGCCCGCGACACCCTCCGCCTGGAGGCGGGCTACTGCCTCTACGGTCACGAACTGGACCGCGACACGACGCCCCTTGAAGCGGGCCTCGGCTGGGTGGTCAAGCCGGATGCCAGCGACTTCGTCGGCCGCGACGCGCTCGTGCGTCAGAAAGCGAACGGCATCCCCCGCAAGCTGGTGGGGCTCGTGGCCGAGGGACGCAGCATTCCCCGCGCGGGCCACGAGATCGTGACGACGGATGGGAAGCCGGTCGGCATCGTCACCAGTGGCAGCCAGTCGCCCGTGCTCGGCAAGGGCGTCGCGCTCGGCTACGTCCCCAACGATCCAGCGTACACGACGGCGGGCACCGAACTCGGCATCTCCGTGCGCGGGCGCGTCCAGGGCGCGACGGTCACGAAGCCCCCCTTCCACACCTCGACCGCATGA
- a CDS encoding Bax inhibitor-1 family protein: MDTLYRTPVAALGDDARAAFLTRTYAHLLGAILLFALIEVFFFTSGIAEPMARAMTSVSWLLVLGGFVVVSWFASSAAARAESKAAQYGALGAFVLAEAVIFVPLLWIAEQSVGGGVIASAAWVTLLGFSALTAIVFFTGKDFSFLGGLLKWAFVLALVAIVAGVLFGFELGTWFSVAMIGLAGAAILYDTSKVLHHYPEDRYVSAALELFASVALMFWYVLRLFMSRD, from the coding sequence ATGGACACCCTCTATCGCACCCCGGTCGCCGCTCTCGGCGACGACGCCCGCGCGGCGTTCCTGACGCGCACATACGCGCACCTCCTCGGCGCCATCCTGCTGTTCGCGCTCATCGAGGTCTTCTTCTTTACCTCCGGCATCGCCGAGCCGATGGCTCGAGCCATGACGAGCGTCAGTTGGTTGCTGGTGCTGGGTGGGTTCGTGGTCGTGAGCTGGTTCGCGTCCAGCGCGGCGGCGCGCGCTGAGTCGAAGGCGGCCCAGTATGGCGCCCTCGGGGCGTTCGTGCTCGCCGAGGCAGTCATCTTCGTCCCGCTGCTCTGGATCGCGGAGCAGTCAGTCGGCGGCGGGGTGATCGCGAGCGCGGCCTGGGTGACGCTGCTCGGCTTCTCGGCGCTGACGGCCATCGTGTTCTTCACCGGCAAGGACTTTTCGTTCCTCGGCGGCCTGCTGAAGTGGGCATTCGTGCTCGCGCTGGTCGCCATCGTGGCGGGCGTCCTGTTCGGGTTCGAACTCGGCACGTGGTTCTCGGTCGCGATGATCGGCCTCGCCGGGGCCGCCATCCTGTACGACACGTCGAAGGTGCTCCACCACTACCCGGAGGACCGCTACGTGTCCGCCGCGCTGGAGCTGTTCGCCTCCGTCGCGCTGATGTTCTGGTACGTCCTGCGGCTGTTCATGAGCCGCGACTGA
- a CDS encoding MDR family oxidoreductase: MRALLLTRDPDLSVTLTEVDEADLPDGEVLIDVSHSSLNYKDGLAVTGRGKIVRGDFPFVPGIDLAGTVAASVSDRWAEGDAVILTGWGTGEDRWGGFAERARASADHLVASPGSLSAEDAMWIGTAGFTAMLSVLALEAHGVGPDAGPIAVTGASGGVGSMATALLAAAGYEVHAVTGTASAHGYLRALGAAEIVDRHALADAAEPPLQRGVWAGAVDSVGGTTLAALLAQSRRHACVAACGLASGPALATTVFPFILRGVTLAGIDSNTAPVPLREQAWARLADAVAAGALSAVEKTVIPLADVPAWSARIVDGDTVGRVVVDTRT, encoded by the coding sequence ATGCGCGCGCTCCTCCTCACCCGCGACCCCGACCTCTCCGTCACGCTCACCGAGGTGGACGAGGCCGACCTCCCCGACGGCGAGGTCCTCATCGATGTCTCGCACTCCAGCCTCAACTACAAGGACGGGCTGGCGGTCACCGGGCGAGGCAAGATCGTCCGGGGAGACTTCCCCTTCGTGCCCGGCATCGACCTCGCCGGTACGGTCGCCGCGTCCGTCTCGGACCGCTGGGCGGAGGGCGACGCGGTGATCCTGACGGGCTGGGGGACGGGGGAGGACCGCTGGGGAGGATTTGCAGAGCGCGCACGCGCGTCGGCCGACCACCTCGTGGCGTCGCCGGGCTCGCTCTCGGCCGAGGATGCCATGTGGATCGGGACGGCCGGGTTCACGGCGATGCTGAGCGTGCTCGCCCTGGAGGCCCACGGCGTGGGGCCGGACGCCGGCCCCATTGCAGTCACGGGGGCTTCGGGAGGCGTCGGGTCGATGGCGACGGCGTTGCTGGCGGCGGCGGGCTACGAGGTCCACGCCGTGACGGGGACCGCCTCGGCACACGGCTACCTGCGGGCGCTCGGCGCGGCAGAGATCGTGGACCGGCACGCCCTCGCCGACGCAGCCGAGCCGCCGCTCCAGCGGGGCGTCTGGGCGGGTGCCGTCGACTCGGTGGGCGGGACGACGCTCGCAGCGCTCCTCGCCCAGTCGCGGCGCCACGCCTGCGTGGCGGCCTGCGGCCTCGCAAGTGGGCCGGCCCTCGCCACGACGGTCTTCCCCTTCATCCTGCGCGGCGTCACGCTGGCTGGCATCGACTCGAACACGGCCCCGGTTCCGCTCCGCGAGCAGGCCTGGGCTCGCCTCGCCGACGCGGTCGCGGCGGGCGCGCTGTCGGCGGTCGAGAAGACCGTCATCCCACTCGCCGACGTGCCGGCGTGGAGTGCCCGGATCGTGGATGGCGACACGGTCGGCCGGGTGGTGGTCGACACCCGCACCTGA
- a CDS encoding DUF1328 family protein, which yields MAGEFLNIFIILAVVALVAALLGFRGVAGLSANFAKIALVAAVILFVLAFVF from the coding sequence ATGGCTGGCGAGTTCCTGAACATCTTTATCATCCTGGCCGTCGTGGCACTCGTCGCGGCCCTCCTCGGATTCCGCGGCGTCGCCGGCCTCTCGGCCAACTTCGCCAAGATCGCCCTCGTGGCCGCTGTCATCCTCTTCGTGCTCGCGTTCGTCTTCTAG
- a CDS encoding DUF1990 family protein, with protein sequence MADLISRAVPRRPDWTDYAERLDAVRQARYNFDLDEDHDYTEADGWRLDHHEAELVPEPPGPPLPADDARASFAVACDLVRGYAFPDPSLITGIFSPDDPVAGRPMLLRARFLGFTFWFEVRIGREIDEVRETDAGRVHVYGFDYATLEGHFEQGQITFEVRKAEATGEVVFHIDAFSKPDRIRNPFYRIGFKLFGRRLQLKFARTALDRMQRFVRDELKARAEGSTPPPRETVGPTRPDAEAAEQLAESGEVTHAT encoded by the coding sequence ATGGCTGACCTGATTTCCCGCGCCGTCCCGCGGCGCCCCGACTGGACGGACTATGCCGAGCGGCTCGACGCCGTCCGGCAGGCCCGCTACAACTTCGACCTCGACGAGGACCACGACTACACCGAGGCCGACGGGTGGCGTCTCGACCACCACGAGGCGGAGCTGGTCCCCGAGCCGCCCGGCCCGCCGCTCCCGGCCGACGACGCGCGGGCCTCGTTCGCCGTCGCCTGTGACCTCGTCCGTGGGTACGCCTTTCCCGACCCGTCGCTCATCACGGGCATCTTCTCGCCCGACGACCCCGTCGCGGGACGCCCGATGCTGCTGCGTGCGCGCTTCCTCGGGTTCACGTTCTGGTTCGAGGTGCGCATCGGGCGCGAGATCGACGAGGTTCGGGAGACGGATGCTGGCCGCGTCCACGTCTACGGGTTCGACTACGCGACCCTGGAAGGGCATTTCGAGCAGGGGCAGATCACCTTCGAAGTCCGCAAGGCCGAGGCGACGGGCGAGGTAGTGTTCCACATCGACGCGTTCTCGAAGCCGGACCGCATCCGGAATCCGTTCTACCGGATCGGCTTCAAGCTCTTCGGCCGCCGCCTCCAGCTCAAGTTCGCGCGGACGGCGCTCGACCGGATGCAGCGGTTCGTGCGGGACGAGTTGAAGGCACGCGCCGAAGGCTCGACGCCCCCGCCTCGGGAGACCGTCGGGCCGACCCGCCCGGACGCCGAAGCGGCCGAGCAACTGGCGGAGTCGGGCGAGGTGACGCATGCAACCTGA
- the serC gene encoding 3-phosphoserine/phosphohydroxythreonine transaminase: protein MTPPADLDQRLHNFSAGPGALPSDVMEEVREELPVFPGLGASIMEVSHRSAAYSEIHERAKERMARLLGLGDDWHVLFLASGASMQFHQVPLNFLPAGGSVAYLDTGNWSGKAVAEAVIVANTRSARVDVVASSRDGDYSYVPRQSDWRLDPGATYLHYTSNNTIYGTQLREEPDVPMPLVCDASSDFLSRPLDMDRYGLLYAGAQKNIGPAGVTAVLVRDEFLQTRLPGLPTLLDYGTHAKKLFHTPPVFAIYIVDKVLGWIERNGGLAGMVERNRTKVEALYGALDATDFYRPTARTEDRSHMNVTFRLPSEELEARFVTEAAGEGLLALKGYRTVGGVRASIYNAVEPASVDALVDFMGRFESTYG, encoded by the coding sequence ATGACCCCGCCCGCCGACCTCGACCAGCGCCTGCACAACTTCTCCGCCGGTCCCGGCGCGCTGCCGTCCGACGTGATGGAGGAGGTGCGGGAGGAGCTCCCGGTCTTCCCCGGGCTCGGCGCCTCGATCATGGAGGTCAGCCACCGGTCAGCGGCGTACTCCGAGATCCACGAGCGCGCGAAGGAGCGGATGGCCCGCCTGCTGGGGCTGGGCGACGACTGGCACGTCCTGTTCCTGGCGAGCGGCGCGTCGATGCAGTTCCACCAGGTGCCGCTCAACTTCCTCCCGGCGGGGGGCTCCGTCGCCTACCTCGACACGGGCAACTGGAGCGGGAAGGCGGTCGCCGAGGCTGTGATCGTGGCCAACACCCGGAGCGCGCGGGTCGATGTCGTGGCGTCGAGCCGAGACGGCGACTACAGCTACGTCCCCCGTCAGAGCGACTGGCGGCTCGACCCCGGCGCGACGTACCTCCACTACACGAGCAACAACACCATCTACGGCACCCAGCTCCGCGAGGAGCCGGACGTCCCGATGCCGCTCGTGTGCGATGCATCGTCCGACTTCCTCAGCCGCCCGCTCGACATGGACCGCTATGGGCTCCTCTACGCGGGCGCGCAGAAGAACATCGGCCCCGCCGGCGTCACCGCCGTCCTCGTTCGCGACGAGTTCTTGCAGACGCGGCTACCTGGCCTGCCGACGCTCCTGGACTACGGCACGCATGCGAAGAAGCTGTTCCACACCCCGCCCGTCTTCGCCATTTACATCGTCGACAAGGTGCTCGGTTGGATCGAGCGCAACGGCGGGTTGGCGGGCATGGTCGAGCGCAACCGCACGAAGGTCGAGGCCCTCTACGGAGCCCTCGACGCGACAGACTTCTACCGCCCGACCGCGCGCACCGAGGACCGGTCCCACATGAACGTCACCTTCCGACTGCCCAGCGAGGAGTTGGAGGCGCGCTTCGTCACCGAGGCGGCGGGGGAGGGGCTGCTGGCACTGAAGGGCTACCGGACGGTGGGCGGCGTTCGAGCGTCGATCTACAACGCCGTCGAGCCCGCCTCGGTGGACGCGCTGGTGGACTTCATGGGCCGCTTCGAGTCGACCTACGGGTGA
- a CDS encoding 2-phosphosulfolactate phosphatase: MSLRVALSPAGLDPGTLDRQAVLMIDVFRASTTIVTALANGARAVIPVADKGEAGRLAATLDRDMSVMAGERGGQQLAGFALGNSPRSFTPEVVRGRTVVLTTTNGTAALVKARGAERLAVGALANATAATAFLAQALDDGLDVTLLCAGWEGHVALEDTLCAGLFVDRLASHPRATPTDDGARIASSLYRGAQADLARVLFVADHSKRLIEVGAGDDLSDCARIDVSDVLPVLRDSRIVAA, encoded by the coding sequence ATGAGCCTCCGCGTCGCCCTCAGCCCGGCGGGCCTCGACCCGGGCACGCTCGATCGCCAGGCGGTCCTGATGATCGACGTGTTCCGCGCCTCGACCACCATCGTGACCGCGCTCGCGAACGGAGCTCGCGCTGTCATCCCGGTCGCCGACAAGGGCGAAGCAGGCCGCCTCGCTGCGACCCTGGACCGCGACATGTCGGTCATGGCCGGGGAGCGCGGGGGGCAGCAGCTGGCGGGCTTCGCGCTCGGCAACTCGCCCCGCAGTTTCACCCCCGAGGTGGTCCGCGGGCGCACGGTCGTGCTGACGACCACCAACGGGACGGCCGCGCTCGTCAAGGCGCGGGGCGCGGAGCGCCTCGCGGTCGGGGCGCTCGCCAACGCGACCGCGGCGACGGCCTTCCTGGCGCAGGCCCTGGACGACGGCCTCGACGTGACCCTCCTGTGCGCGGGCTGGGAAGGCCACGTGGCGCTGGAGGACACACTCTGCGCGGGCCTCTTCGTCGACCGTCTCGCGTCCCACCCGCGTGCTACCCCCACCGACGACGGCGCCCGTATCGCCTCCAGCCTCTATCGCGGTGCCCAGGCGGACCTCGCCCGGGTCCTCTTCGTCGCCGACCACTCGAAGCGGCTCATCGAGGTGGGCGCGGGCGACGACCTCTCGGACTGCGCGCGCATCGACGTGTCGGACGTGCTGCCGGTCCTCCGAGACTCCCGGATCGTGGCCGCCTGA